Proteins found in one Alteromonas macleodii genomic segment:
- a CDS encoding ATP-binding protein, with translation MKIGSNSFSISWSLAFQALIVCVLGASLNALSPPFDSTGIAAFGIGAAVYASLRFSPFISIPIALLTSLPLWLNEGSIVGKESLTLLPIVLSFFGYDKSLKQVIKVGAGFWSIVFLPILLLEHSLFDDDNVNMVFSGVLVTWVSGVFGLIIGHFAYLAIYGLKRQTSYKSERVTLHFLFGYFFSGCFFVASMAVIYLSVSLFQHQQERQIHSYMTQRVKVLEFQLSNFLRHHQNAITATAKVLSNSGSEKNNENTAAKNLQIVASNNPEFLTFLVANEDGDITHAYPPSMLEKAKRNGRPNVSYRPYFYEVMQSGAPFLSNVFQGRGFGNDPIVALSAPILDSNGSPKGIVEGSLSLKSFHAIDKLSLGGFSMLIEDQKGEVIYASEALALKPLTKAPFYSCEPKCAIEVDNGPQGKTWLRFTDNVSFANWKVSYYFDKRLLMASMSSYLLKDLLLLLALSAFGTFTGYVVAKMVGAPIRRLIRYIADFEPTQQQGKKAPQRALHIQELSSLSDEFMRLETRLLGAFDELKKAREIEQGLNVELNELNQSLEKRIEEKTEHLALALKEAEAANVAKTQFLANMSHEIRTPMNGIVGSCELMLDNDLPEHIAVRAKTISRSATNLLIILNSILDWSKIESGKMLSDIQRCDIRELLIASCELYRHTAQVKGYDIALNIRDNVPNALNIDAGKVAQVINNLLSNAIKFTNEGEVSVDVSYAHQGLKVSIQDSGIGIAPEKIHLIFEKFEQADTSTTRHFGGTGLGLAISKGLVELLGGELYVESELGKGTNFTFHIPATTSNSDKQEQPKTSATLPSGLRVLLAEDNDINADIVMDMLKSANIKCIRTKNGRDTVQAEKKHDFDLVLMDCQMPIMDGLAASTLIRKEGRNKTKIKIIALTANAFVEDKNACLEAGMNAHLSKPIRKQVLFDCIARELASV, from the coding sequence TTGAAAATTGGTAGTAATTCGTTTTCCATTTCATGGTCTCTGGCCTTCCAAGCATTAATTGTATGTGTACTTGGTGCAAGTTTAAACGCCCTCTCTCCACCTTTTGACAGCACTGGGATAGCCGCATTTGGTATAGGAGCGGCAGTTTACGCCTCTCTTCGCTTTTCCCCTTTTATTTCAATTCCCATTGCACTGCTAACCAGTCTTCCATTGTGGTTAAACGAAGGCAGCATTGTAGGCAAGGAAAGTCTCACTCTTTTGCCAATAGTACTTAGCTTTTTCGGCTACGATAAATCGCTAAAGCAGGTGATTAAAGTAGGCGCAGGTTTCTGGTCTATCGTCTTTTTACCCATTTTGCTGTTAGAACACTCTCTGTTCGATGATGACAACGTGAACATGGTGTTCTCGGGTGTTTTAGTTACTTGGGTCAGCGGTGTATTTGGCTTAATCATCGGCCATTTCGCATACTTAGCCATTTATGGTCTGAAGCGGCAAACTTCGTACAAATCCGAGCGGGTCACGCTTCACTTTCTCTTCGGGTATTTTTTCTCTGGATGCTTCTTTGTCGCTTCTATGGCGGTGATATATCTGTCAGTAAGCTTGTTTCAGCATCAACAAGAACGGCAAATTCACAGTTATATGACCCAGCGCGTTAAAGTGCTGGAGTTTCAGCTTTCAAATTTTTTACGTCATCATCAAAATGCTATTACCGCCACAGCAAAAGTACTTTCTAATAGTGGTTCGGAAAAAAACAACGAAAACACCGCAGCCAAAAATCTACAAATTGTGGCTTCTAATAACCCTGAATTTTTAACCTTTTTGGTAGCCAATGAAGATGGTGATATTACGCATGCCTATCCACCAAGCATGTTGGAAAAAGCAAAGCGAAATGGGCGGCCCAATGTGTCTTATCGGCCTTATTTTTATGAGGTAATGCAAAGTGGGGCGCCATTCTTATCTAACGTTTTTCAAGGCCGTGGCTTTGGTAACGACCCCATTGTCGCGCTATCTGCGCCTATTTTAGATAGTAATGGGTCGCCTAAAGGTATTGTAGAAGGGTCATTATCACTAAAGAGCTTTCATGCTATTGATAAACTTAGTCTCGGTGGATTCTCGATGTTAATCGAAGATCAAAAGGGTGAGGTAATTTACGCCTCCGAGGCGTTAGCGTTAAAGCCCTTAACTAAGGCACCGTTTTATTCATGCGAGCCTAAATGTGCCATTGAAGTTGATAATGGCCCTCAAGGTAAGACGTGGCTTAGATTTACTGATAATGTTTCTTTTGCTAATTGGAAGGTTAGCTATTATTTCGATAAACGGCTTTTGATGGCATCAATGAGTAGTTATTTACTCAAAGATTTGCTTTTATTACTGGCTTTATCTGCATTCGGGACCTTTACAGGCTATGTAGTAGCGAAAATGGTGGGAGCACCCATTCGCCGTCTTATTCGCTACATAGCAGACTTCGAACCTACACAGCAACAAGGAAAAAAAGCGCCGCAAAGAGCACTCCACATTCAAGAGTTATCGTCACTAAGCGATGAGTTTATGCGCTTAGAAACCCGCTTGTTAGGTGCTTTTGATGAGCTTAAGAAAGCGCGAGAAATAGAGCAGGGGCTAAACGTAGAACTTAATGAGTTAAACCAGTCTTTAGAAAAACGTATAGAGGAAAAGACTGAGCATTTAGCGCTAGCGTTGAAAGAAGCTGAAGCTGCTAACGTTGCCAAAACCCAATTTCTTGCCAATATGAGCCACGAGATAAGAACGCCGATGAACGGTATCGTTGGCTCTTGCGAATTGATGTTAGACAATGACCTCCCCGAGCATATCGCAGTGAGAGCAAAAACGATTTCTCGTTCAGCTACTAATTTACTGATTATTTTGAACAGTATTTTGGATTGGTCGAAAATTGAATCAGGAAAAATGCTCAGTGATATCCAGCGCTGTGACATTCGTGAGTTGCTTATTGCTTCCTGTGAACTTTATCGCCATACAGCGCAGGTTAAGGGGTACGACATTGCACTTAATATTAGAGACAATGTACCCAATGCTTTAAACATTGATGCTGGAAAAGTAGCTCAGGTTATTAATAACCTTCTTAGCAACGCGATTAAATTTACCAATGAAGGTGAAGTTTCGGTTGACGTTAGTTACGCGCACCAAGGGCTTAAAGTTTCGATACAGGATAGCGGCATTGGTATCGCCCCGGAAAAAATACATCTTATCTTTGAAAAGTTTGAACAAGCTGACACATCGACCACCCGCCACTTCGGAGGAACCGGTCTAGGCTTGGCCATATCCAAAGGGCTAGTTGAGTTGCTCGGCGGCGAGCTCTACGTTGAAAGTGAATTGGGCAAGGGGACTAATTTTACTTTCCATATTCCGGCCACTACGAGTAATAGCGATAAGCAGGAGCAACCTAAGACCTCAGCAACACTCCCCAGTGGTCTTCGCGTACTTCTTGCAGAAGATAACGATATAAACGCTGATATCGTGATGGATATGCTTAAATCAGCGAACATCAAATGTATTCGAACTAAGAATGGCAGAGATACCGTACAAGCAGAGAAAAAACATGATTTCGACCTGGTTTTAATGGACTGTCAGATGCCCATAATGGATGGATTGGCTGCATCCACACTTATCCGCAAAGAAGGTAGAAATAAAACTAAGATTAAAATTATAGCGTTAACGGCCAACGCATTTGTTGAAGATAAAAATGCCTGCTTAGAAGCAGGCATGAATGCGCATTTAAGTAAGCCTATACGCAAGCAAGTGCTATTTGACTGTATTGCCCGTGAGCTTGCTAGCGTTTGA
- the nhaA gene encoding Na+/H+ antiporter NhaA: MTDKHEPDVLDEVIEEVQDVVSDFLNREAAPGILLMAATILALIIANSPLDTLYDHLISMPVQISAGSWAIDKPLLLWINDGLMAVFFFHVGLELKREVCEGELANPKDIILPAAGAVGGMALPALIYVGINWDNPVAIAGWAIPAATDIAFALGILALLGSRVPTSLKVFLVTLAIIDDIGAIVIIALFYTDNITAGALYVAAGCLLLLWQMNKRNVVDIPAYVFVGIILWVAMLKSGVHATLAGVVLASFIPMRDQKDASYSPVTRLEHGLNGSVSFAILPLFAFANAGISFGNISPEGIFHPVTFGIFLGLVVGKQIGVFGFCYLMVKLKLAKLPDDLNFKHIYGCALLCGVGFTMSLFIGGLAFEQTGINQIFDERVGILAGSLVSACLGYIVLRLVSDAPSDDTDVASNASKLTGNTVK; this comes from the coding sequence ATGACAGATAAGCATGAACCCGACGTACTTGATGAAGTGATAGAAGAAGTACAGGACGTTGTCTCTGACTTCTTAAACCGCGAGGCGGCTCCCGGTATTTTGCTGATGGCCGCGACAATACTCGCACTCATTATTGCCAACTCCCCACTAGATACACTTTACGACCATTTAATCAGCATGCCAGTTCAAATATCCGCTGGTTCGTGGGCTATCGATAAACCTTTGCTGCTATGGATTAACGATGGCTTGATGGCAGTCTTTTTCTTTCACGTAGGCCTAGAGCTTAAACGCGAAGTGTGTGAAGGTGAGCTGGCAAACCCTAAAGATATTATTTTACCCGCTGCAGGTGCAGTGGGCGGCATGGCGTTGCCTGCATTGATTTATGTAGGCATAAACTGGGATAACCCTGTGGCGATTGCAGGGTGGGCGATTCCCGCTGCCACAGACATTGCCTTTGCGTTGGGTATTCTCGCGTTACTGGGTAGCCGAGTACCTACTAGCCTAAAAGTATTTTTGGTTACGTTAGCCATCATCGACGACATCGGCGCTATTGTAATTATTGCTTTGTTTTATACCGACAACATTACAGCTGGCGCGTTGTACGTTGCTGCTGGGTGCTTGTTACTGCTGTGGCAAATGAACAAGCGAAATGTAGTGGATATTCCAGCCTATGTTTTTGTAGGCATCATTTTATGGGTCGCTATGCTGAAATCGGGCGTACACGCGACGTTAGCCGGTGTGGTATTGGCTAGTTTTATTCCCATGCGGGATCAAAAAGACGCGTCATACTCTCCCGTAACACGACTTGAGCACGGCTTAAATGGTTCTGTAAGTTTTGCCATTTTGCCTCTGTTCGCGTTTGCTAATGCGGGCATTAGTTTTGGCAATATTAGCCCAGAAGGAATTTTCCACCCTGTAACCTTTGGTATTTTCCTTGGCTTGGTTGTGGGTAAACAGATTGGTGTATTTGGGTTTTGCTATTTAATGGTGAAGCTAAAACTAGCAAAGTTGCCTGACGATCTTAACTTCAAGCATATTTACGGTTGTGCACTACTGTGTGGCGTTGGTTTCACTATGAGCCTGTTCATAGGAGGACTTGCTTTTGAACAAACCGGGATTAATCAAATCTTTGATGAGCGGGTCGGAATTTTAGCGGGCTCTCTTGTGTCTGCGTGCTTGGGCTACATTGTATTGCGACTGGTAAGTGATGCCCCAAGTGATGACACTGACGTAGCTTCAAACGCTAGCAAGCTCACGGGCAATACAGTCAAATAG
- the purE gene encoding 5-(carboxyamino)imidazole ribonucleotide mutase — MAKVAIVMGSTSDWPTMQQAAKMLKSFGVEFEAKVVSAHRTPNLLVEFAESAADEGFSAIIAGAGGAAHLPGMIAAHTHLPVFGCPVKSKALNGLDSLLSIVQMPKGVAVGTLAIGEAGAANAGLLAAQVVALQDESVREAVIAFRKSQTETVLASSNTLELDE; from the coding sequence ATGGCAAAAGTCGCGATTGTAATGGGTTCAACTTCAGACTGGCCTACCATGCAGCAGGCCGCAAAAATGCTGAAGTCGTTTGGTGTTGAATTTGAAGCGAAGGTGGTGTCGGCACATCGTACACCCAACTTGCTAGTAGAGTTTGCAGAAAGCGCTGCCGATGAAGGTTTTAGCGCAATAATTGCTGGCGCGGGCGGTGCAGCACACTTGCCGGGAATGATTGCTGCACACACGCATTTACCTGTGTTTGGCTGCCCGGTTAAATCAAAAGCGCTCAACGGGTTAGATTCATTGCTTTCTATCGTTCAAATGCCGAAAGGCGTAGCAGTAGGCACACTAGCCATTGGTGAAGCTGGTGCAGCAAATGCTGGTCTACTGGCGGCGCAAGTCGTAGCGCTGCAAGACGAGAGTGTGCGTGAAGCCGTTATCGCTTTTAGAAAATCTCAGACTGAGACAGTACTTGCTTCAAGCAACACATTGGAGCTAGATGAATGA
- a CDS encoding 5-(carboxyamino)imidazole ribonucleotide synthase — protein sequence MRVVVYGAGQLAQMMYLAGSPLGIEVQAVDVNNDTVVHPVSKTPLDTTLAQALEDADALTVEFEHVPERLLEEAAKTNKLMPNIDSILVGADRVREKKLLESMKVANCDHQIVTDLAQLDDCVKQLGSKLILKASRDGYDGYGQWRLSDEADLPALKRSLQGLDLENVPLVVEKMVAFDRELSLIGVRNANGDVRTYPLAENLHHQGQLHVSVAPATSVDDALQAQAHDIFVKLAEGMDYIGVLAVELFQVGDKLLVNELAPRVHNSGHWSQSGAVTSQFENHLRAVCGLPLGDTSAIGPSAMVNIIGCSSFSRDLLSIDGSHLHWYGKSVREKRKMGHINVTTNSYENLGEKLMALSKYLPLEYFPKLVGEATRLKG from the coding sequence ATGAGAGTAGTTGTTTACGGCGCAGGCCAACTTGCTCAAATGATGTACTTAGCGGGAAGCCCGTTAGGTATTGAGGTTCAAGCTGTGGACGTAAACAACGATACCGTTGTACATCCAGTTAGCAAAACCCCACTCGATACAACACTAGCGCAAGCGCTAGAGGATGCCGATGCATTAACAGTAGAGTTTGAGCATGTACCTGAAAGATTGCTTGAAGAAGCGGCTAAAACAAACAAGTTGATGCCGAATATCGACAGTATTCTAGTTGGTGCCGACCGCGTACGCGAGAAAAAGCTGCTTGAAAGCATGAAAGTAGCAAACTGTGATCACCAGATAGTGACCGACCTTGCTCAATTAGATGATTGCGTAAAACAGCTTGGTAGCAAACTTATTCTTAAAGCGAGTCGCGATGGCTACGACGGTTACGGACAGTGGCGTTTAAGTGATGAAGCGGATTTGCCAGCACTAAAACGCTCGCTACAAGGCCTGGACTTAGAAAACGTGCCATTAGTGGTAGAAAAAATGGTGGCATTCGATAGAGAACTATCATTAATTGGTGTACGCAACGCTAATGGCGACGTGAGAACCTATCCACTTGCTGAAAATCTGCATCACCAAGGTCAGCTTCATGTGTCGGTCGCGCCTGCAACTAGTGTGGATGATGCTCTTCAGGCTCAAGCTCACGATATTTTCGTGAAACTAGCTGAAGGCATGGACTACATAGGCGTGCTGGCAGTGGAGCTATTCCAAGTAGGCGATAAACTGCTTGTCAATGAACTTGCTCCGCGTGTACATAACTCTGGGCATTGGAGCCAGTCAGGCGCTGTAACCAGTCAGTTTGAGAATCACTTGCGTGCTGTTTGCGGTTTGCCTCTTGGCGATACGTCAGCCATAGGGCCTAGTGCTATGGTTAACATCATTGGTTGCAGCAGCTTTTCACGAGACCTGCTAAGCATTGATGGAAGTCACCTGCACTGGTACGGAAAGTCTGTTCGTGAAAAACGCAAAATGGGACACATCAATGTCACCACTAATAGTTATGAAAATTTAGGTGAAAAGCTCATGGCGTTGAGCAAATATTTACCACTTGAGTACTTCCCGAAATTAGTTGGTGAAGCAACGCGATTAAAAGGTTGA
- a CDS encoding copper chaperone PCu(A)C — MSLFSKSLKPLVIVTGLFSLSLSGTISAHGNDHDNHHKPEEQHRHASKQTDVMVMNGYARATFALAKTGAVYFTLHNQSKSDKTLISVLVPQDIASDAQIHTTVMQDDVMKMRELTEGVKVKAGQMIAFEPGGRHIMLLGLTKGLKEGSEIALTLKFDDASEAKVRLPVKKEPSAGKEPSAKKETGDGHHHHH; from the coding sequence ATGTCACTTTTTTCCAAATCACTTAAACCTTTAGTTATCGTTACTGGCTTATTTTCTTTAAGCTTGTCTGGGACTATTTCAGCCCATGGCAATGATCATGATAACCACCACAAGCCAGAAGAGCAGCACAGGCACGCCAGTAAGCAAACTGACGTTATGGTGATGAACGGTTACGCCAGAGCAACCTTTGCCTTGGCAAAAACCGGCGCAGTGTACTTTACTTTACATAATCAAAGTAAAAGCGATAAAACGCTGATATCTGTTTTAGTACCCCAAGATATAGCAAGTGATGCGCAAATCCACACAACGGTTATGCAAGATGACGTCATGAAAATGCGTGAGCTAACTGAAGGGGTTAAGGTTAAAGCGGGCCAAATGATTGCGTTTGAACCAGGTGGTCGCCACATAATGCTGTTGGGACTGACCAAAGGTTTAAAAGAGGGTAGTGAAATAGCGCTAACACTTAAGTTTGACGATGCGAGCGAGGCTAAGGTAAGACTGCCTGTTAAAAAAGAGCCATCAGCTGGAAAAGAGCCATCAGCCAAAAAAGAAACGGGTGATGGCCATCATCACCACCATTAG
- a CDS encoding Dps family protein, with protein MSKIDIGISESDRNAVAEGLKKLLADSYTLYLQTHNFHWNVEGPQFRELHLMFEEHYTELAEAVDEIAERIRTLGVSAPGTYKSFAELSSIEEVEGVPEANEMVRLLTHGHEQVVKTCRESLKLAQDADDESSAALIGDRMRVHEKTAWMLRATLPK; from the coding sequence ATGAGCAAGATTGATATTGGTATTTCTGAAAGCGATCGTAACGCAGTAGCAGAAGGCCTGAAAAAGCTATTGGCCGATTCTTACACTTTGTACCTTCAAACGCATAACTTCCATTGGAATGTAGAAGGGCCGCAGTTCCGTGAACTGCATCTTATGTTTGAAGAGCATTACACCGAACTTGCGGAAGCGGTAGACGAAATCGCAGAGCGTATCCGTACTTTAGGTGTTTCAGCGCCGGGCACATATAAGTCGTTCGCTGAACTTAGTTCAATTGAAGAAGTTGAAGGTGTGCCTGAGGCCAACGAAATGGTTCGCTTACTGACTCATGGTCATGAGCAAGTAGTGAAAACGTGCCGCGAATCATTAAAGCTAGCGCAAGATGCGGACGATGAATCATCTGCAGCGCTAATCGGTGACCGCATGCGTGTTCACGAGAAAACAGCGTGGATGCTTCGTGCAACGCTTCCAAAATAA
- a CDS encoding PQQ-dependent sugar dehydrogenase, translating to MKPLSTLAVKSKPLSTLARPIACAVASAMALTVSQFALAHGDHKHGEAHEITDSDITVTTLAEGLEHPWGMVFLPDGDLLVTERAGGIQRLSKDGKLSGRLNNVPEVVAQNQGGMLDITIDPDFASNNTIYFCYSKASEKEGKPGSSSSVAKATLTDSGLENVDVIFSADSIVDNGFHFGCRLAFDAKKHLYVTMGDRYKYMKEAQNTDNHFGKIVRINRDGSAVEDNPFTDGNAPEIFSYGHRNVQGVTIHPETGAVWAMEHGPKGGDEINILERGANYGWPEITYGVDYSGDIISDKTHMDGMQQPWLYWDPSIAPSGLTFYQGDMFKEWNGDILVGSLKFTHLRRIKVEDGKPDEQFEYVRDNHDRIRDVEVGPDGAIYLLTDAPNGKVVKLTK from the coding sequence ATGAAACCATTAAGCACTTTAGCAGTTAAGTCCAAACCCTTAAGCACGTTAGCGCGCCCGATAGCGTGCGCAGTAGCGAGTGCAATGGCGCTAACGGTAAGCCAATTCGCCCTAGCTCATGGCGATCATAAGCATGGCGAAGCGCATGAAATTACTGACAGCGATATAACCGTAACCACGCTTGCTGAAGGTTTAGAGCATCCATGGGGCATGGTGTTTTTACCTGATGGAGACTTGCTGGTAACCGAACGAGCGGGTGGTATCCAACGATTGTCAAAAGACGGTAAATTGTCAGGGCGCCTAAACAACGTACCAGAAGTGGTCGCGCAGAACCAAGGTGGTATGTTAGACATTACCATCGACCCAGACTTTGCCAGCAACAACACAATTTATTTCTGTTACAGCAAAGCGAGTGAGAAAGAAGGCAAGCCTGGCAGCAGTAGTAGTGTTGCAAAAGCCACGCTTACTGATTCGGGCCTTGAGAATGTCGATGTTATCTTCAGTGCCGACTCTATTGTCGATAATGGCTTTCACTTTGGCTGTCGCTTAGCATTCGATGCTAAAAAGCACTTATACGTGACCATGGGCGATCGCTATAAGTACATGAAAGAAGCGCAGAACACCGATAATCACTTTGGTAAAATTGTGCGTATCAACCGTGACGGCAGCGCAGTAGAGGATAACCCCTTTACCGATGGCAATGCCCCTGAAATATTTAGCTATGGTCACCGCAATGTCCAAGGCGTAACTATTCACCCTGAAACCGGCGCAGTTTGGGCGATGGAACACGGTCCTAAAGGCGGTGATGAAATTAATATCTTAGAGCGCGGTGCGAACTACGGTTGGCCAGAAATTACCTATGGCGTTGACTACAGCGGCGATATTATCAGCGATAAAACTCATATGGATGGTATGCAGCAGCCTTGGTTGTACTGGGATCCGTCCATTGCACCAAGCGGCTTAACCTTCTATCAGGGCGACATGTTTAAAGAGTGGAACGGCGATATATTAGTGGGCTCTTTAAAATTTACGCACCTTCGCCGTATCAAGGTAGAAGATGGAAAGCCAGATGAGCAGTTCGAGTATGTTCGAGACAATCACGACCGCATCCGCGACGTAGAAGTGGGGCCAGATGGTGCTATTTACTTACTGACAGACGCGCCCAATGGCAAAGTTGTGAAGCTGACCAAATAA
- a CDS encoding S9 family peptidase, producing MFVSRFPLRPMRQGLLATSTALSLLVLGISQASALQNSGSDSDSVNALTYEDTFNLEFVANPQFLDKETVIYSRQSMDVMTDGRQSRLWQVNIKSGEHRPFIGLDENLSQATLSPNGKMVAYTKSVNGRAQIHLYYLDTMQSVRLTNTSETPRQLTWSHDSKTLAFTQFTEEKQKPLFTGMPSKPKGAKWADQATYIDAVKYRGDGIGYLREGFDQIFVLPVEGGTPRQLTMGKFPSGGTLAFSRNNDWIYFATPQREDYALHPLSGDIYKVNVSTAAVEQVTDMEGPEGRPTLSPDGKYLAFTQLNDRKLSYQNGDIVVLELKSGDITRLTTSLDRSLGKFTWRKDSRGLVFSYLDHGETKLATVNLKGDVRTIDVSIGGQAFGRPYTSGDFAVSEKGDIVYTTASRTMPGDLALYRKGKDDTVLTALNNDALGHKTLAEVQDLSVESSVDELPIDAWIALPPGFDSSKKYPLILEIHGGPHAAYGPHFAMEIQLMAAQGYVVVWANPRGSSSYGEEFGNLIHHNYPSEDYNDLMDVVDAVVEQGYVDSENLFITGGSGGGTLTAWSIGKTERFSAAVVAKPVINWMSFSLTADAYPYFSQYWMADMPWKIADKLWQRSPLSLVGNVVTPTMLLTGEADHRTPISETEQYYQALKLQGVDAAMVRIPGASHGIASRPSRLIQKVGNIVAWFERHKKDNDSE from the coding sequence ATGTTTGTGTCTCGTTTCCCCCTTCGCCCTATGCGACAAGGCTTATTAGCTACCTCGACAGCATTATCATTATTGGTTTTAGGTATCAGCCAAGCCAGTGCGTTGCAAAATTCTGGCTCTGATTCAGATAGCGTAAATGCGCTAACGTACGAAGATACCTTTAACTTGGAATTTGTCGCTAACCCTCAATTCCTTGATAAAGAAACAGTCATTTATTCTCGTCAAAGCATGGATGTCATGACTGACGGAAGACAAAGCCGATTGTGGCAGGTGAACATTAAATCAGGTGAGCATCGCCCGTTTATCGGACTAGACGAGAACTTGTCACAGGCGACTTTGTCGCCCAACGGTAAAATGGTGGCGTATACAAAATCGGTCAACGGCCGCGCACAAATCCACCTTTATTATTTAGATACAATGCAGTCTGTGCGTTTAACCAATACCAGCGAGACACCTCGCCAGTTAACCTGGTCTCACGACAGCAAAACTTTAGCCTTTACGCAGTTTACCGAAGAAAAGCAAAAGCCATTGTTTACAGGAATGCCGAGCAAGCCAAAAGGAGCAAAGTGGGCTGACCAAGCCACCTATATTGACGCGGTAAAATATAGAGGTGACGGCATAGGCTACTTGCGCGAAGGCTTCGATCAGATTTTTGTTTTACCTGTGGAAGGCGGCACACCGCGACAGTTAACAATGGGGAAATTCCCAAGCGGCGGTACCCTTGCCTTTTCTAGAAACAATGACTGGATTTATTTCGCCACACCGCAGCGAGAAGACTATGCGCTGCACCCATTGTCTGGCGATATCTACAAAGTGAACGTAAGCACAGCGGCAGTTGAACAAGTTACCGATATGGAGGGCCCTGAAGGCAGACCAACCTTAAGCCCCGACGGAAAGTACCTTGCGTTTACTCAGCTAAACGACAGAAAGCTTTCATACCAAAACGGTGACATTGTTGTACTAGAGCTTAAAAGTGGTGATATCACCCGCTTAACTACATCGTTAGATAGAAGCTTAGGTAAGTTCACGTGGCGTAAAGACAGTCGCGGATTAGTTTTCTCTTATCTTGATCATGGCGAGACTAAGCTTGCTACAGTCAACCTTAAAGGTGATGTAAGAACTATTGATGTAAGTATTGGCGGTCAGGCCTTTGGCCGCCCTTACACGTCAGGTGACTTTGCAGTTAGTGAAAAAGGTGACATCGTTTATACCACTGCCAGCCGCACCATGCCTGGCGACTTAGCGCTTTACAGAAAAGGTAAAGACGACACAGTGCTTACCGCTTTAAATAACGACGCACTCGGGCATAAGACGTTGGCAGAGGTACAAGATCTTTCCGTAGAATCAAGTGTTGACGAACTACCTATCGACGCATGGATTGCTTTGCCACCTGGATTCGATAGCAGCAAGAAATACCCGCTGATATTAGAAATTCACGGCGGTCCTCATGCGGCCTACGGCCCTCATTTTGCTATGGAAATTCAGCTAATGGCGGCGCAAGGTTATGTTGTGGTATGGGCTAACCCAAGAGGCAGTAGCTCATACGGTGAAGAATTTGGTAATTTAATTCACCATAACTACCCGTCAGAAGACTACAACGACTTGATGGACGTGGTAGACGCCGTTGTTGAACAAGGCTATGTTGATTCAGAGAACTTGTTTATTACCGGCGGCTCGGGTGGCGGTACACTTACTGCCTGGTCTATTGGTAAAACTGAGCGCTTTAGTGCGGCAGTAGTGGCGAAACCCGTTATCAACTGGATGAGCTTTTCGTTGACGGCTGATGCATATCCTTACTTTAGCCAATATTGGATGGCTGATATGCCTTGGAAAATTGCCGATAAGTTGTGGCAGCGCAGCCCGCTAAGTTTAGTGGGTAATGTAGTAACGCCAACTATGCTGCTAACCGGCGAAGCCGATCACCGCACCCCCATCAGTGAAACCGAGCAATATTACCAAGCGCTGAAACTGCAAGGTGTGGATGCGGCGATGGTGCGAATTCCAGGGGCTTCACACGGCATTGCAAGCCGCCCCTCTCGCTTGATTCAAAAGGTGGGAAATATTGTGGCGTGGTTTGAGCGCCACAAGAAAGACAACGACAGCGAGTAA
- a CDS encoding DUF962 domain-containing protein, protein MTTQTSTDTQFASFKEFYPFYLNEHKDGTCRTLHFIGSWLVLSVIALAIYMASWSLLWFIPLVGYGFAWVGHFFFEKNRPATFKHPLYSLMGDWVMFKDILVGKISLKGE, encoded by the coding sequence ATGACTACACAAACCAGCACAGACACTCAGTTTGCTTCATTCAAAGAGTTTTACCCGTTTTATTTAAATGAGCATAAAGACGGCACATGCCGCACGCTTCATTTTATCGGCTCTTGGCTAGTACTTAGCGTTATAGCGCTGGCAATATATATGGCGAGCTGGTCGCTACTGTGGTTTATACCGCTAGTAGGTTACGGCTTTGCGTGGGTAGGACACTTCTTTTTTGAGAAAAATCGCCCCGCCACATTCAAACACCCCCTTTACAGTTTGATGGGCGATTGGGTTATGTTTAAAGATATTCTGGTGGGCAAAATTAGCCTTAAAGGTGAATAA